A window of the Equus asinus isolate D_3611 breed Donkey chromosome 20, EquAss-T2T_v2, whole genome shotgun sequence genome harbors these coding sequences:
- the OR51T1 gene encoding LOW QUALITY PROTEIN: olfactory receptor 51T1 (The sequence of the model RefSeq protein was modified relative to this genomic sequence to represent the inferred CDS: deleted 1 base in 1 codon), protein MVIYNNTTSSSSNFLLTAFPGLELAHVWISIPVCCLYTVALLGNSMILFVIIVERSLHKPMYYFLSMLSAVDLCLTVSTLPTVLGVLWFHAREISFKACLIQMFFVHSFSFLESSVLVAMAFDRFMAICNPLKYATVLTDKMIMMIGLVICMRQVIFIFPMTLALKSVSFHGGQELSHPFCYHSDVIKYTYSNPRISSFLGMFLQLYLTGTDLLFILFSYVLILRTVLSIVAPKKQQKALNTCVCHICAVTVFYVPMISLSFTHRLLSSTPRVICSVLANIYLLLPPVLNPIIYSLKTRTIRRAVLRLFQSKCSRGPNVKGLRGEWDGSGELAST, encoded by the exons ATGGTAATTTACAATAACAccacatcctcctcctcaaaCTTCCTCCTCACTGCGTTCCCTGGGCTGGAACTTGCTCATGTCTGGATCTCCATCCCTGTCTGCTGTCTCTACACTGTCGCCCTCTTGGGAAACAGCATGATCCTGTTTGTCATCATTGTTGAGCGGAGTCTCCACAAGCCCATGTACTATTTCCTCTCCATGCTGTCAGCTGTCGATCTATGTCTGACCGTCTCGACCCTCCCCACTGTGCTTGGGGTTCTCTGGTTTCATGCCAGGGAGATCAGCTTTAAAGCTTGCCTCATTCAAATGTTTTTTGTACATAGCTTCTCCTTCCTGGAGTCCTCAGTGCTGGTAGCCATGGCCTTTGACCGCTTCATGGCTATTTGTAACCCACTGAAGTATGCCACTGTCCTCACAGATAAGATGATCATGATGATTGGATTGGTCATCTGCATGCGACAAGTAATTTTCATCTTTCCCATGACTCTAGCCTTGAAGAGTGTATCCTTTCATGGAGGCCAGGAACTTTCCCACCCATTTTGCTACCATTCAGACGTGATCAAATACACATATTCCAACCCCCGGATCAGTAGCTTTTTGGGCATGTTTCTTCAGCTCTACCTGACTGGCACTGACttattgttcattcttttttcctatgTCCTGATTCTGCGTACTGTCCTGAGCATTGTGGCCCCTAAGAAGCAACAAAAAGCTCTCAATACTTGTGTGTGTCATATCTGTGCTGTCACTGTTTTCTACGTGCCGATGATCAGCCTGTCCTTTACACACCGCCTCCTCAGCTCCACCCCAAGGGTGATCTGTAGTGTTTTGGCCAATATTTATTTGCTCTTACCACCTGTACTGAACCCTATCATTTATAGTTTGAAGACCAGGACGATCCGCCGGGCTGTGCTCCGGCTGTTCCAGTCTAAGTGTTCACGGGGCCCCAATGTGAAGGGA CTCAGAGGAGAGTGGGATGGAAGTGGAGAACTTGCTAGTACATAA